A portion of the Rhodanobacter sp. AS-Z3 genome contains these proteins:
- a CDS encoding PaaI family thioesterase, producing the protein MNTLALQDLAAPDGICYGCGSAHPHGLHIKSRWDADGVHVVSTHLPDADFHGWPGLVYGGLIAMLVDCHSNWTAMAYHYRAEGREPDSKPRIDCVTGNLGVKFLKPTPMGVPLTLKARVDGELGRKTRVLCEVFAGDVLTALGDSIFVRVDTAQLAAAARNG; encoded by the coding sequence GTGAACACACTGGCGCTACAGGATCTGGCTGCGCCCGATGGCATCTGCTACGGCTGCGGCAGTGCCCATCCGCACGGGCTGCACATCAAGAGTCGCTGGGATGCGGATGGCGTGCATGTGGTGTCCACGCATCTGCCCGATGCCGACTTTCACGGCTGGCCGGGGCTGGTCTACGGTGGCCTGATCGCGATGCTGGTGGATTGCCATTCCAACTGGACGGCGATGGCGTACCACTACCGCGCGGAAGGGCGCGAGCCGGACAGCAAGCCGCGCATTGACTGCGTTACCGGCAACCTCGGCGTGAAGTTTCTCAAGCCCACGCCGATGGGCGTGCCGCTGACTTTGAAGGCACGCGTCGACGGTGAGCTGGGCCGCAAGACGCGGGTGCTTTGCGAGGTTTTCGCTGGCGACGTGCTGACGGCGCTGGGCGATTCAATCTTCGTGCGCGTGGATACCGCGCAGCTGGCCGCAGCCGCGCGGAACGGCTGA
- a CDS encoding BolA family protein: MSEVMLEQIRQRLTQALAPIELEVVDEGHLHAGHAGEGKGHFHVHIVSPAFDGLLPIRRHRLVYAALDGLMEHGIHALSIDAKNK; the protein is encoded by the coding sequence GTGAGTGAAGTGATGCTCGAACAGATCCGCCAGCGCCTCACCCAGGCACTGGCGCCGATCGAGCTGGAAGTAGTCGATGAAGGTCACCTGCACGCCGGACATGCCGGCGAGGGCAAGGGTCATTTTCATGTGCATATCGTCAGTCCGGCGTTCGACGGGCTGCTGCCGATCCGCCGGCACCGGCTGGTTTACGCGGCGCTGGATGGTCTGATGGAGCATGGTATCCACGCACTATCAATAGATGCGAAGAATAAGTAA
- a CDS encoding YciI family protein has translation MWFAIIGTDVADSLEKRRSVRPAHIARLQALLDEGRLFVAGAFPAIEAEDPGPAGFSGSMILAEFSSLADARSWADADPYIAAGVYADVQIKPFRKALPA, from the coding sequence ATGTGGTTTGCCATCATCGGAACGGACGTTGCCGACTCGCTGGAAAAGCGCAGGAGCGTTCGCCCGGCGCACATCGCACGGCTGCAGGCATTGCTGGATGAAGGTCGGCTGTTCGTGGCGGGCGCATTCCCGGCGATCGAAGCCGAAGATCCGGGTCCAGCTGGTTTCAGCGGCAGCATGATTCTGGCTGAATTTTCGTCACTGGCTGACGCCCGCAGCTGGGCCGATGCCGATCCCTACATCGCGGCCGGCGTTTACGCCGACGTACAAATCAAGCCGTTCCGCAAGGCGTTGCCGGCGTGA